TGAAAAACATCAGAAAAATATTTAGCTAAACTTTGAGGCCACTCTTCTGGTTTTACATCTAAAATTTCCATAGCAATCTTTATTTCATTTCCCATAGAACCTTCGAAAAAATAAAAAGGCAAAATGTTTTCTCCACCTATCTTTATAGCTTTTTCTCCTTTTCCAATGACTACTTCTCTTATTTTTTCTGTAGAAATATCTTTATATAAATTTTCAGGAATATTTTTTGCCCTCTCTGATAAAGGTCTATATTTAGTTTTAATTTCAATTTTAGGAACTTCAATTTTTACTTTTTCAGGCTTTACAATTAATGGTTTTTCCTCTTCTTTTTTCTCTATTATTAAAAGTTTTTTACTAAAAATTTCTGTTTCGAGTTTTTCTATCCCTTCCTCTAAATTTTTAATTCCTTCGCTAATACTTTTTAAACTGGACTTCAAATCTGACAAAATATCTATTAAGATTTTCAAAAGTTCTTTTTCATTTTGCATTCTTTCCCCCAATTTTTATAACACTGGTCTGGGATAAAGTTTTGCTCTTTTAATTATTTCAGGAACAATATATTCCCAGCCTATTGCCATTATGTGAACTCCTTTAATACCTGACATTTCTTTAACTCTTTCTATAATCTCTACTGCAATATTTATTCCTTCTTCTTTTTCATCTTTTGCAGAATCCATTCTTTTTATCAATTCATCTGGAACTTCAATTCCAGGCACTTTGTTTTCTTTTATAAATTTAAGCATCTTTGAAGATTTGGGTGGCATTATACCAGCAAGTATATTAACCTTTTCCAAGATGCCTAATTCTTCGCATAAATTTAAAAATTTTTTAAATCTTTCTAAATTATAAACTATTTGAGTTTGAATAAATTTTGCCCCAGCTTTTATTTTTTTTGCCAATCTAAGGGGCCTAAATTCTAAAGGGTCTGCAAAAGGATTTTCTACTGCCCCTATAAAAAAACAGGGTTTTTTTCCTTTTATCTCATCCCCATTAAAAAATTTTCCTTCATTTAGAGTTTTTACTAAACTTAAAAGCTGAATTGAGTCTAAATCAAAAACGGGTTTTGCTTGTGGATGATTACCTAAACTTATATGATCTCCAGTTAAACATAAAACATTCCTTATTCCAAGGGCATAAGCCCCTAAAAGATCGGATTGAATAGCTAATCTATTTCTGTCTCTACAGGTAATATGCATTATAGGTTCTATACCTTCTTTTATCAAA
The window above is part of the Thermodesulfobacterium geofontis OPF15 genome. Proteins encoded here:
- a CDS encoding methylenetetrahydrofolate reductase yields the protein MENKTNLQKILESGEFAVTAEIGPPKNADPEIIKEKAKWLKGYVDAVNITDNPRATVKMSSFAGAIILIKEGIEPIMHITCRDRNRLAIQSDLLGAYALGIRNVLCLTGDHISLGNHPQAKPVFDLDSIQLLSLVKTLNEGKFFNGDEIKGKKPCFFIGAVENPFADPLEFRPLRLAKKIKAGAKFIQTQIVYNLERFKKFLNLCEELGILEKVNILAGIMPPKSSKMLKFIKENKVPGIEVPDELIKRMDSAKDEKEEGINIAVEIIERVKEMSGIKGVHIMAIGWEYIVPEIIKRAKLYPRPVL